Below is a window of Pseudomonadota bacterium DNA.
GTGACAACGGCGATGCCATCGGCCTCGACGCCGTGGTCTACGCCACGGACCCGAACATCACCGAAGACCTGTTCCCGCCGATCATCGACAACTTCGGCTCCGGTGCCGTGTTCGATGCCAACAACATGAGCGATCCGGACTTCAACCCGGCGTTCTCCGTGACCAGCGGCCAGGACTTCAGTGACGGCGACAACATCGTCAACGTGGGCTTCGTGGCCATGTTCGGCTACGCCCAGGGCTTCGCCGCCGGCTTCGAGAACTTCAAGTTCAAGGTCCGCGACGTGCCGGTGGGTGCTGCCCTCGAAGTGAAGTTCATCGGTGGCGGAGGCGAGACGTCCCGCCTCTACGACGTGCTCACCTACGAAGGGTCAGAGGCGATCGGCAACGGCTGGTACCAGCTCACGATCCCGATGGCGGACTTCGCCGGCAGCGTCGCCAACAACGACGGCTTCCTGATCGGTCCCTTTGACAACCAGCCAGCCCCGTTCACCTTCCTGCTCACGGACATCGGCTTCAGCGGCATGGTCGCCGACGATGGCGGCGGTGGGGGTGGAAACGACGATCCCGACGAGCTGACCGAGAACGGTCGCTTCGAATCCGGGGATCTGATGGGCTGGACGATCTTCGAGAACAACGGCCAGATCTTCATCGAAGAGAACGACGCGAGTGAGGGGATGTTCTCCGGTCGTCTCATCGCAGGTCCGGGCCAGAACCCGGTGCTGAAGCAGGACTTCCTTGGCGTAGATGTGGTGATGCCTGGAGACACTGTGGAAATTTCCTTCGATATGAAGGGAACCTTCGAAGGTCCGGGCCCGGTATTCGTGGCAGAGTTCTTCACCGAGGCCAGCGGTGGCGGCGTCTTCGCCGAGATCCTGGAGCAGGTGTTCGACGCACCGGCTGACTGGACCACCTACACCTACACCGCCACCGTGGCGGCGGATGCGGGTCGTGGCATCACCCTGCAGGTGGTGGCTATCTGCAGCGGGGACCCGGCCTGCCGCGCGGATGTGCTGGTCGACAACTTCAGCGTGAAGATCGCGCAATGAGCCGAGCACAACAGAAAGCCCGGCCGGCCGCACTGGGAGGGGAGCCAGTGACCATGAACGAGATCAACAACAGGGAATTCGCTATGACCGCTAGCCGCCTTTGGCGTCGCATGAAGGCCGTCGTCTGGGTGTTGCCGCTGCTCCTTGCGCTCGGCGCACCGGTGCAGGTGGCCCACGCCCAGGTGGATCGGGTCGAGACCTACAAGGACGCGAACGGCTGGAAGCTGAAGGTCAATGGCTCCGACTACTACGTCAAGGGCGTGGTCTGGGGCTATTCGCCGCGCGGTCAGAACTACACCTACAACCTGTGGGGCCAGCCGGACGACTTCATCCGCAAGGTGCTGGACTACGAGATGGGCCTGATGAAGGCCGCAGGCATCAACACGATCCGCACCTTCTCCATGATCCCGCCGAAGTGGATCACCTACATCTACCGCGAGCACGGCATCATGTCCGTGGTGAACCCCCTGATGGGGCGCTACGGCTACAACGTGGGCGGTAAGTGGATTCCCTTCACCGATTACTCCGACCCCCTGACGCGTGAGACGCTCAAACGCGATATGCAGGGCTGGGTGCAGCAGTACAAGGACACGCCGGGCGTGCTCATGTTCGCCTTCGGTAACGAGAGCAACTACGGCCTGTCCTGGTCCAGCTTCGAGATCGAGAACCTGCCTGCGGGCGAGCAGCAGACCGCGAAGGCGCGCTTCCTCTACTCCCTGTGGAA
It encodes the following:
- a CDS encoding carbohydrate binding domain-containing protein, which gives rise to DNGDAIGLDAVVYATDPNITEDLFPPIIDNFGSGAVFDANNMSDPDFNPAFSVTSGQDFSDGDNIVNVGFVAMFGYAQGFAAGFENFKFKVRDVPVGAALEVKFIGGGGETSRLYDVLTYEGSEAIGNGWYQLTIPMADFAGSVANNDGFLIGPFDNQPAPFTFLLTDIGFSGMVADDGGGGGGNDDPDELTENGRFESGDLMGWTIFENNGQIFIEENDASEGMFSGRLIAGPGQNPVLKQDFLGVDVVMPGDTVEISFDMKGTFEGPGPVFVAEFFTEASGGGVFAEILEQVFDAPADWTTYTYTATVAADAGRGITLQVVAICSGDPACRADVLVDNFSVKIAQ